A section of the Oryzias latipes chromosome 8, ASM223467v1 genome encodes:
- the LOC105354539 gene encoding immunoglobulin superfamily member 10: protein MWTVFMLIFLASPTGSSGSSCEVVITPHLSVVRFGDSFTATCNALGTEIQGMGWESPDFNTPFKEGVSSLRLQIDKVQVWKIDPICYATPFEGDQCTKIPNITVYQSPKMVSISQSLDDIGVMREGQLYSIECEIRNVAPTSRLSVIWYIEYVSVYEERFKGSSHLPATVSSFLNMTANRSHDRSDIWCEAKLDFRPEGESPILRPSVLHRLAVLYAPVCSEPANETLKIPPSGNVTLNCSAIGNPKPSYDWCYPQNLQSTAINGDNSIRTLTFALQGVYTCNVSNSQGNTIKYFILEEAERDRTTFGILLGVFLSLGALIILGGALFLTRRGTFSFIKCPQGSPSII from the exons ATGTGGACAGTCTTTATGCTTATCTTCCTGGCTTCTCCCACAG GATCCAGTGGGAGTTCTTGTGAAGTTGTGATCACCCCCCATCTAAGTGTAGTTAGGTTTGGAGACTCCTTCACTGCCACCTGCAATGCCTTAGGGACTGAGATACAGGGTATGGGCTGGGAGTCTCCAGATTTTAACACACCTTTTAAGGAAGGCGTTTCTTCTCTGCGGCTTCAAATTGACAAAGTGCAGGTTTGGAAAATTGATCCAATATGCTATGCCACTCCCTTTGAAGGTGACCAGTGTACAAAAATCCCAAACATCACAGTTTACC AAAGCCCAAAAATGGTGTCCATATCCCAGTCCCTTGATGACATTGGCGTCATGAGGGAGGGTCAGCTGTATAGTATAGAGTGTGAGATTAGGAATGTCGCACCAACAAGTAGACTCTCCGTGATCTGGTACATTGAATATGTATCTGTTTATGAAGAACGTTTTAAGGGTTCAAGTCACCTTCCGGCCACTGTCTCGTCTTTCCTGAACATGACGGCCAATAGAAGCCATGATAGAAGTGACATCTGGTGCGAAGCTAAGCTCGACTTCCGGCCTGAGGGTGAAAGTCCTATTTTAAGACCATCAGTTCTGCATCGGTTGGCAGTACTCT ACGCACCCGTTTGCTCTGAGCCTGCGAACGAGACCCTGAAAATTCCCCCAAGTGGAAATGTAACATTAAACTGCAGCGCCATAGGAAATCCAAAGCCATCGTATGATTGGTGTTACCCTCAGAACCTGCAAAGTACAGCCATAAATGGGGACAACAGCATCCGGACTCTGACCTTTGCCCTTCAGGGGGTTTACACTTGCAATGTCTCAAACTCTCAGGGCAACACCATCAAGTATTTCATTCTTGAAGAAGCTGAAA GGGATAGAACAACCTTTGGAATCCTGTTGGGAGTATTTTTGTCCCTTGGAGCCCTGATAATACTTGGTGGTGCACTCTTCCTGACGCGTAGGGGAACGTTTTCCTTCATAAAATGTCCTCAGGGAAGCCCTTCCATTATATGA
- the cdc37 gene encoding hsp90 co-chaperone Cdc37, which translates to MSRIDYSVWDHIEVSDDEDDTHPNIDTPSLFRWRHQARVERMEEFQKKGEDLKKGLAECRRKLTELQTKIQDLNLSDGVKTELTKYQADEKKLKKEERDWEKKLDEYYREEKKMPWNVDTLSKEGFSKSIVNIKPETSEDTEEEKEKKHKTFVEKHEKQIKHFGMLRRWDDSQKYLSDNPHLVCEETANYLVIMCIDLEVEEKHALMEQVAHQTIVMQFILELAKSLKVDPRGCFRQFFAKIKTADQQYQDAFNDELEAFKERVRGRAKIRIEKALKEYEEEERQKRLGPGGLDPVEVYESLPAEMQKCFDEKDIQMLQEVISKMDPTEAKHHMKRCIDSGLWVPNSGEGKEEEGTYEEVKREPEETKE; encoded by the exons ATGTCCAGGATAGATTACAGCGTGTGGGATCACATTGAGGTATcggatgatgaagatgatacCCACCCAAATATTGACACTCCCAGTCTCTTCAGATGGAGACACCAG GCGCGCGTGGAGCGAATGGAAGAATTCCAGAAGAAAGGCGAAGACCTAAAAAAAGGACTCGCCGAATGTCGGCGTAAACTCACGGAGTTACAGACAAAGATCCAGGACCTGAACCTTTCCGATGGTGTCAAAACAGAGCTCACCAAATACCAAGCCGATGAGAAGAAGCTGAAAAAAGAGGAGCGGGACTGGGAGAAAAAGCTGGATGAGTACTACAGGGAGGAGAAGAAGATGCCGTGGAACGTGGACACACTCAGCAAGGAAGGGTTCAGCAAG AGCATAGTGAACATAAAACCTGAAACTTCGGAAGATACggaagaagaaaaggagaaaaaacacaaaacatttgttgAAAAACACGAGAAGCAGATTAAACATTTCG GGATGTTGCGACGATGGGACGACAGCCAAAAGTATCTCTCTGACAATCCTCATCTTGTATGTGAAGAAACCGCTAACTATCTCGTCATCATGTGCATTGATCTGGAAGTTGAGGAG AAACACGCACTGATGGAGCAGGTGGCCCATCAGACCATTGTCATGCAGTTCATTCTTGAGTTGGCAAAAAGCCTCAAAGTGGATCCCCGCGGTTGCTTCCGTCAGTTTTTTGCAAAGATTAAA ACCGCAGATCAGCAATACCAAGATGCTTTTAACGACGAGCTTGAGGCGTTTAAAGAACGGGTGAGAGGAAGAGCAAAGATTCGCATAGAAAAGGCCCTGAAAGAAtacgaggaagaggagcggcAGAAGCGGTTGGGGCCTGGAGGCCTGGATCCAGTTGAAGTGTATGAGTCGCTGCCTGCT GAAATGCAGAAATGCTTTGATGAGAAGGACATCCAAATGTTACAAGAAGTCATCAGTAAAATGGATCCAACT GAGGCAAAACATCATATGAAGCGTTGCATTGACTCAGGTCTGTGGGTCCCCAACTCTGGGGAAGGAAAGGAGGAAGAAGGGACCTAT
- the LOC101160736 gene encoding hemicentin-1, whose product MIGGARHRFIPKQRLIPTRQSKRSWNEPQRTLLKSDDKTNPMSERILIVQLFAGLILIVTGETTPCPIELSPSSVVVKYGDPVSVNCSSSRSDIEGIGWEAVGGTGLKKVTHLTWTIESLTEWGIKPMCYLTPLNGETCVADLDVILYSFPENISISSSSLNGVMTEGETHNFTCDIPNVAPGRNLTVRWYKDDEFIFENILNSSSLKPTNETIFYPFLPRRQDNRATFRCEAFMDLGPKGPQLNVSSQGYSIEVLFGPDIRCSDLTVQEGETLEGKCYVTGNPRPKVEWLKNQLPISLSIPLRRNDTGIYTVQAEGRVKANKTFQVSVFYGPEKTCLSTLTVAENTRRLPCTEGFPEPSEIWYKDEEEVELPEYLTRRDAGQYIVRSFNHVSSINFTVNVIVLYPPTDIVELESADVQLGATLDLKCSSMGGPRPDYSWTYYRMANVVEKTEDGVSRLTIHNATGLNMGSYTCHAWNEAGNVSKTVRVTVKSKRGLRAARTYLLHLFVCLFCFYVLMEDFSCRRLLSIFWTLELLLSLSNGSESSAKQECPIQITPDAMVLQYQSWKQQATCEPTSTEYSNVKEIYWKANQSSINSTKWTPDTKEDWDPKPVCHGVFNGIGECQKPLHYTLYKTPDAVTINSLGDASSAYEGMELQLQCEVVDVAPAQSITVRWMASKGNRTIELDLMEENGTSCNKSEMRHPVNVLCTTKITLKRTHDGVNIRCEAQLNLPQAGRHSPPSMFSDSLNVSVCYKPEINTTKLAGTVPLFTGYDEDLVCEADGSQPLNITWSYMSATGPIEFFNKTLRVSAAGYYNCTVRNPCGSTTHMVKVIFKEDYLPLIAGFVALTVIIISIIFIFIYSIYYKNTKMRRYSLKNPKLSTHNGNVAHNGWDTQFPMTKLSNLQSTAINGDNSIRTLTFALQGVYTCNVSNSQGNTIKYFILEEAEISGEGCSLVLKPSRVVVGFGESVSVSCEATRPVRVLGWESVIGASYTQEDRSVQWKVDSLIDWIEEPICYGVFFTAPRQCEEKLNLVLYKTPDRVSIRQVNHSGPMVEGKEYELLCEVQNIAPVQYLTLRWYRGQTEVYTHSFVDLTSSSPVQVSSTLVITPTQSENEAEYKCVAELELGPEGPQPPPSVTSEPLIASVYFPPTILSPETEVLNLTMGNEITLNCTATGNPAPVYTWQSLHPMQEKMMDEAVVTSSSLLPGTYTCTASNLLDQKSKQFLVKAKTKGI is encoded by the exons ATGATTGGTGGTG CCCGTCACAGATTCATACCGAAACAGAGATTGATCCCCACACGACAAAGCAAGAGGAGCTGGAATGAACCACAGAGGACACTGCTCAAATCAGATGACAAAACAAATCCAATGAGTGAGAGGATACTGATTGTTCAACTCTTTGCTGGACTCATTCTCATTGTGACAG GTGAAACAACCCCCTGTCCCATTGAGTTGAGTCCCTCGTCGGTTGTGGTGAAATATGGAGACCCAGTTTCAGTCAACTGTTCTTCATCACGGAGTGACATTGAAGGAATTGGCTGGGAGGCAGTTGGAGGAACAGGACTCAAAAAGGTCACTCATTTGACATGGACGATAGAGAGCCTCACAGAATGGGGTATCAAACCCATGTGCTATTTAACACCTCTAAATGGTGAAACCTGTGTGGCTGATCTTGACGTTATTCTTTACT cctTCCCAGAAAACATCAGCATCAGTTCCAGCAGCTTGAACGGTGTGATGACAGAAGGGGAGACACATAACTTTACATGTGACATCCCCAATGTTGCACCAGGTCGGAATCTGACAGTACGGTGGTACAAAGATGACGAATTTATCTTTGAAAACATTCTAAACAGCTCCAGCCTGAAACCCACGAATGAGACAATTTTCTACCCATTTTTACCGCGGAGACAAGACAACAGAGCCACATTCAGATGTGAGGCATTTATGGACTTAGGGCCAAAGGGGCCACAGTTAAATGTATCTTCACAAGGCTATAGCATTGAAGTTTTAT TTGGACCGGATATTAGGTGTTCAGATCTGACCGTACAGGAAGGGGAAACTTTAGAAGGGAAATGCTATGTGACTGGAAATCCCAGGCCAAAAGTTGAGTGGCTGAAAAATCAACTTCCTATAAGCTTGAGCATTCCCCTAAGAAGAAACGATACCGGAATATACACAGTTCAAGCTGAAGGGCGGGTTAAAGCCAATAAGACCTTCCAGGTTTCAGTGTTTT ACGGCCCAGAGAAGACGTGTCTGAGCACTTTAACTGTAGCAGAGAACACCCGTCGCTTGCCATGTACTGAAGGCTTTCCCGAACCTTCTGAGATCTGGTacaaagatgaggaggaggtggagctaCCAGAATACCTTACAAGGAGAGATGCAGGCCAATACATTGTCAGATCGTTCAATCATGTGTCAAGCATCAACTTCACAGTGAATGTGATTGTGTTAT aTCCACCTACTGATATAGTCGAGCTTGAAAGTGCCGACGTCCAACTTGGAGCCACTTTGGACCTGAAATGCTCTTCAATGGGTGGCCCGCGACCGGATTACTCCTGGACTTACTACCGAATGGCCAATGTGGTGGAGAAAACAGAAGATGGAGTTTCCCGTTTGACAATCCATAATGCTACCGGATTAAACATGGGCTCTTACACGTGCCATGCTTGGAACGAAGCAGGAAATGTCTCTAAAACTGTCAGGGTCACCGTGAAAAGTAA ACGAGGGCTAAGAGCTGCCCGGACATATTTgctacatttgtttgtttgtttgttttgtttttacgttTTAATGGAGGACTTCAGCTGTCGTCGCTTACTTTCCATCTTTTGGACTTTAGAGCTCCTCCTGTCGCTTTCTAACGGTTCTGAGTCGA GTGCAAAGCAAGAATGTCCAATTCAAATAACTCCAGACGCCATGGTGTTGCAATACCAAAGCTGGAAGCAGCAAGCAACATGCGAGCCAACGTCAACGGAATACTCAAATGTGAAGGAAATATACTGGaaagccaatcagagcagcatAAACAGCACAAAGTGGACTCCAGACACAAAGGAGGACTGGGACCCAAAGCCTGTTTGTCATGGGGTCTTTAACGGAATAGGGGAGTGTCAAAAACCTTTGCACTACACACTGTACA AAACACCAGATGCTGTTACCATCAACTCTTTGGGGGATGCAAGTTCTGCCTATGAGGgcatggagctgcagctgcagtgtgAAGTTGTCGATGTGGCTCCAGCTCAAAGCATCACCGTGCGGTGGATGGCGTCCAAAGGCAATAGAACCATTGAACTTG ACTTGATGGAGGAAAATGGCACAAGTTGCAACAAAAGTGAGATGAGACATCCAGTAAACGTGTTGTGCACCACAAAGATCACGCTGAAGAGGACTCACGATGGAGTCAACATCCGATGTGAGGCTCAGCTGAACCTCCCACAAGCTGGAAGACACTCTCCACCAAGCATGTTCTCCGACTCTTTAAACGTCTCCGTCTGCT aTAAACCTGAGATAAATACCACCAAGCTTGCTGGCACAGTTCCACTCTTCACAGGTTATGATGAAGACCTTGTTTGTGAGGCGGATGGCAGCCAACCATTAAATATTACCTGGAGCTACATGTCAGCCACCGGACCTATAGAGTTTTTCAACAAAACTCTGCGTGTGTCTGCAGCAGGTTACTACAACTGCACTGTCCGTAATCCATGTGGTTCAACGACACACATGGTCAAGGTGATCTTTAAAG AGGACTACCTTCCTCTCATCGCTGGATTTGTGGCTCTCACAGTGATTATCATTTCCATCATTTTCATCTTCATTTACTCCATCTACTACAAGAACACCAAGATGCGCCGCTACAGCCTTAAAAACCCCAAACTCAGCACCCACAATGGGAACGTGGCTCACAACGGCTGGGACACGCAGTTCCCCATGACCAAACTGTCC AACCTGCAAAGTACAGCCATAAATGGGGACAACAGCATCCGGACTCTGACCTTTGCCCTTCAGGGGGTTTACACTTGCAATGTCTCAAACTCTCAGGGCAACACCATCAAGTATTTCATTCTTGAAGAAGCTGAAA TTTCAGGTGAAGGATGCTCTCTGGTCCTTAAGCCTTCCAGGGTTGTGGTGGGCTTTGGGGAATCAGTGTCAGTCAGCTGTGAAGCCACACGACCGGTTCGTGTGCTGGGCTGGGAATCCGTCATCGGTGCCTCATACACACAAGAAGACCGCTCTGTCCAGTGGAAGGTTGACAGCCTAATAGATTGGATTGAGGAGCCTATATGCTATGGGGTGTTTTTCACAGCTCCACGACAGTGTGAGGAGAAACTCAACCTGGTTCTCTATA AAACTCCAGACAGAGTCTCCATCAGGCAGGTGAACCACAGTGGCCCCATGGTGGAAGGGAAAGAGTATGAGCTGCTCTGCGAAGTTCAGAATATTGCTCCTGTTCAATATCTCACCCTGAGGTGGTACAGAGGGCAGACAGAGGTTTATACACACTCATTTGTTGACCTAACGTCTTCCTCGCCCGTCCAAGTCTCGTCCACCCTCGTAATCACTCCAACTCAAAGCGAAAATGAAGCAGAGTATAAGTGTGTGGCAGAGCTGGAGCTCGGACCTGAGGGGCCACAGCCACCTCCTTCTGTGACCTCAGAGCCTCTCATTGCATCTGTGTACT TTCCTCCAACAATCCTGAGCCCTGAAACAGAAGTTTTGAACTTAACTATGGGTAACGAAATCACCCTAAACTGCACAGCCACAGGAAACCCTGCACCTGTTTACACGTGGCAATCCTTGCATCCCATGCAGGAGAAGATGATGGATGAAGCTGTTGTTACTTCTTCTTCACTTCTCCCAGGGACCTACACCTGCACAGCCTCCAATCTACTGGATCAGAAAAGCAAGCAGTTCCTTGTCAAAGCAAAAACCAAAg gtATCTAA
- the cmc4 gene encoding cx9C motif-containing protein 4, producing the protein MPQKDPCQKQACAIQTCLQANKYVESKCEDVIREMQRCCAAQTGNSVCCSGFKDSKLTNFKPSKNS; encoded by the exons ATGCCACAGAAAGATCCGTGTCAAAAGCAAGCATGTGCCATTCAAACGTGTTTACAAG CTAACAAGTATGTGGAAAGTAAATGCGAGGATGTGATCCGAGAGATGCAGCGGTGCTGTGCAGCGCAAACTGGAAACTCCGTCTGCTGCTCAGGTTTCAAAGACTCCAAACTGACAAACTTCAAACCGAGCAAAAATAGCTGA